Within the Rhizobium grahamii genome, the region CGTGTCTTGTAGTCCATTTTTCGCGAACCTTGAACCCAGTAGCCGAGATAGACATGCGGCAGGCCAAGCGCCTTCGTGCGCCTGACATGATCCAGAATCATGAAGGTGCCGAGGGAGCGCCGATCGAGATCGGGATTGAAGTAGGAATAGACCATCGAGAGGCCATCGCTCATCGTATCTGTGAGGGCCGCAGCGACGAGTTCGCCGGTCGGGCGAGCTTCCAGTCCAGCTCCCTCTTCGCGAAGGCGGTATTCGATGATCTTTGTGTTCACATGCGTGTCTTCGACCATGATCGCATAGTCGAGCACGGTCATGTCGGACATGCCGCCCTGCTGATGACGAAAATCCAGGTAGCGGCGAAACAGCGAGTATTGCTCGCTCGACGGCTGTGCCGGGAATTCGGTGGATATGATATCGGCATTCGTCGCAAGAATGCGCTTCATCGAACGCGTCGGCTCGAACTCCTGCGCCAGGATGCGCACGGATACGCAGGCACGACAGGCTTCACATGCCGGCCGGTAGGCGATGTTCTGCGATCGGCGGAAGCCGCCCTGTGTAAGGATGTCGTTCATTTCCGCCGCACGAGGCCCGACAAGATGGGTGAATACCTTGCGTTCCATCTCGTGCGCCAGATAGGGGCAGGCAGCCGGAGCCGTCAGATAAAACTGCGGAGATGGCGTTGTCTGCGTATTCATCTGCTGCGGAGATTTCCTTCGGTTTATGCTGATATGACAGCATGACTTAAGAATGAAAAACGTCAACAGCGGGGCCATTTCCCGGCCCGCCGTTACACGTCATACTTTGGGATATGGTGCCGTAAAACTCCCGGCAAAGGCCGGAAGTGCGGTTTAATTCTCGCTTCCGGGCGTCAAGCGGTGCGTACGGTAACCGTCCCGACCAGGAAGTCGTGAATCAGTCTGCTGCGCTCGGTGAAGAGCCCGACCAGGAGAATCAGCGGTGTCAGCACGGAGTTGAGGATCCAGAACAGCGCCAGGTGGACGATCGCCGTCAGGAAGTCCATCCGCCGCCCATCGACGCGCATGATCGCGACACCCATCGCCCGCATCCCGAGCGACGCCTGCGAAGGACCACCGACCGTGAACCCGAAATACAGTCCGGCGACGATCACGAAGAGGGCCGGATAGAGGAAGAAGCCGAGCCCCAGCGTGACGATCGACAGGAAGAACAGGATCACCGCTGCCGGAATGCACAAAAGCAGG harbors:
- a CDS encoding RDD family protein, with protein sequence MTLNPNPLYAAPDDWRAYSGTLSRRVFAFVLDYVIILLLCIPAAVILFFLSIVTLGLGFFLYPALFVIVAGLYFGFTVGGPSQASLGMRAMGVAIMRVDGRRMDFLTAIVHLALFWILNSVLTPLILLVGLFTERSRLIHDFLVGTVTVRTA
- a CDS encoding arginyltransferase, whose protein sequence is MNTQTTPSPQFYLTAPAACPYLAHEMERKVFTHLVGPRAAEMNDILTQGGFRRSQNIAYRPACEACRACVSVRILAQEFEPTRSMKRILATNADIISTEFPAQPSSEQYSLFRRYLDFRHQQGGMSDMTVLDYAIMVEDTHVNTKIIEYRLREEGAGLEARPTGELVAAALTDTMSDGLSMVYSYFNPDLDRRSLGTFMILDHVRRTKALGLPHVYLGYWVQGSRKMDYKTRYQPQEHLTPRGWERFDPSAVPESSHP